A part of Fimbriiglobus ruber genomic DNA contains:
- a CDS encoding IS5 family transposase yields the protein MRTGYPTDLTESEWALVQPFVPPPTGAGAPRTVNFRSVLNSILYLNRTGCQWRMLPNDLGTPWQTVYAYFATWKRNGTWTRLNAALAAQVRVAEGRPDPTPSATCIDSQSVKGTECTESPGYDGGKKIQGRKRHILTDTLGLLLVVVVTAANVDDGAAAATVLGRLDPGVYSRVRAVFADQKYHNHAFEAWLSGHRPGVRLEISSRPPGATTFQPLRVRWVVERTFAWIGRCRRNSKDYERTESSSEAMVQVSSIRLMLRRLNKCA from the coding sequence ATGCGAACGGGTTACCCGACCGACCTGACCGAGTCCGAATGGGCTCTCGTACAACCGTTCGTCCCGCCCCCGACGGGAGCCGGGGCTCCCCGAACGGTGAACTTCCGATCCGTCCTGAACAGCATCCTGTATCTCAATCGGACCGGTTGCCAGTGGCGGATGTTGCCGAACGATTTGGGCACCCCATGGCAGACGGTGTACGCGTATTTCGCCACGTGGAAGCGGAACGGGACATGGACCCGGCTGAATGCCGCGTTGGCCGCCCAGGTCCGGGTAGCCGAAGGCCGGCCGGACCCGACCCCGAGTGCGACGTGCATCGATAGCCAATCCGTCAAGGGGACGGAATGCACGGAAAGCCCCGGATATGATGGGGGAAAGAAGATCCAGGGGCGGAAGCGGCACATCCTGACGGACACGCTCGGGTTGCTGTTGGTGGTCGTCGTGACGGCGGCCAACGTGGACGACGGAGCGGCCGCCGCGACCGTCCTCGGGCGACTCGATCCCGGGGTGTATTCGCGGGTCCGGGCGGTGTTCGCCGACCAGAAGTATCACAACCATGCGTTCGAGGCGTGGTTGTCCGGTCACCGCCCGGGGGTGCGGTTGGAGATCTCGTCCCGCCCCCCGGGGGCGACCACCTTCCAGCCGTTGCGGGTCCGATGGGTGGTCGAGCGGACGTTCGCGTGGATCGGACGGTGTCGGCGGAATAGCAAGGATTACGAGCGGACCGAATCGTCGAGCGAGGCCATGGTCCAGGTCAGCAGCATCCGACTCATGCTTCGTCGCCTGAATAAGTGTGCCTAA
- a CDS encoding SDR family NAD(P)-dependent oxidoreductase: MRRDLRNRVVLVTGASRGIGRRAAENLAPHGAKLALTARSADELAKLAAQLRGAGAEVETYPCDLTDPAARERLVADVVARFGALDVLVNCAGVASFGEFATSTPEILRKVTEINFFAPAEMIRLCQPHLMASSLKGPKGWRAAVVNVASICGRWGIPSLSEHCGSKHALVGLTEALRGEFARYDIDVLLVLPGVVRSDDLNRHLLRNDGRIYLDFEGAQRPEEVGVSVARSLIRNRTEAAVGFVSWWVWFGKRAAPRVVRWVMQRKVARYMKRAGAGAQA, encoded by the coding sequence ATGCGCAGGGACTTGCGAAATCGGGTAGTGCTGGTAACCGGGGCGTCCCGGGGGATCGGCCGCCGGGCCGCGGAAAATCTCGCCCCGCACGGCGCAAAACTCGCCCTCACCGCCCGTTCGGCCGATGAACTGGCCAAGCTGGCCGCGCAACTCCGTGGCGCGGGCGCGGAGGTGGAGACGTACCCGTGCGACCTGACCGACCCGGCCGCCCGCGAGCGGCTCGTCGCGGATGTGGTGGCCCGGTTCGGGGCGTTGGATGTGTTGGTGAACTGTGCCGGCGTGGCCAGTTTCGGCGAGTTCGCGACCTCGACGCCCGAGATTCTGCGCAAGGTGACGGAGATTAACTTCTTCGCCCCGGCGGAGATGATCCGCCTGTGTCAGCCGCACCTGATGGCGAGTTCGCTCAAGGGGCCGAAGGGCTGGCGGGCGGCCGTCGTGAACGTGGCCAGCATCTGCGGGCGGTGGGGTATTCCGAGCTTGTCGGAACATTGCGGGAGCAAACACGCCCTGGTCGGTTTGACGGAAGCGCTGCGGGGCGAGTTCGCCCGGTACGACATCGACGTGCTACTGGTCCTCCCCGGCGTGGTCCGCAGCGACGACCTGAACCGCCACCTGTTGCGGAACGACGGACGGATTTATCTGGACTTTGAAGGCGCTCAGCGGCCAGAAGAGGTCGGCGTGAGTGTAGCCCGGAGCCTAATCCGCAACCGCACCGAGGCGGCGGTCGGGTTCGTGTCGTGGTGGGTCTGGTTCGGCAAGCGCGCGGCACCCCGAGTCGTACGCTGGGTCATGCAGCGGAAAGTCGCGAGGTACATGAAGAGGGCGGGGGCAGGGGCGCAAGCGTAA
- a CDS encoding glycosyltransferase family 2 protein: MHAAAPSLSVVVPCYNEELVLDALHDRLARVCDALAVDHELVFINDGSKDATWTKMTALAARDPNMVCVNLSRNHGHQLALTAGLSVCQGDQILIIDADLQDPPEALPEMLALMARERADVVYGQRASRQGETFFKRATAYLFYRALGWLADAPIPQDTGDFRLMTRRVLDQFLSMPERHRFVRGMVSWLGYKQVPYLYERHPRAAGETHYTIRKMVRFAGDAVTGFSVKPLALPLRVGGLCGAAAVVTTALAGWWWVAHGEIPSVGLLAALVLLLAGGQFLTLGVIGEYLGRMYTEVRGRPLYVIEQVVRGQEAATLPVGERARREVA, from the coding sequence ATGCACGCGGCCGCTCCGTCGTTATCGGTTGTGGTTCCCTGTTACAACGAGGAACTCGTTCTCGACGCCCTGCACGACCGCCTGGCGCGGGTGTGCGACGCGCTGGCGGTTGACCACGAACTGGTATTCATCAACGACGGATCGAAGGACGCGACCTGGACGAAAATGACCGCGCTGGCGGCCCGCGACCCGAACATGGTGTGCGTGAACCTGTCGCGGAACCACGGGCACCAACTCGCCCTGACGGCCGGCTTGAGCGTCTGTCAGGGCGACCAAATCCTGATTATCGACGCCGACCTGCAAGACCCGCCCGAAGCTCTGCCGGAGATGCTGGCGCTCATGGCCCGCGAAAGGGCCGACGTCGTTTACGGCCAGCGGGCGTCGCGACAGGGAGAGACGTTCTTCAAGCGGGCGACCGCCTACCTCTTTTACCGCGCCCTGGGCTGGCTCGCGGACGCACCCATCCCGCAGGACACCGGCGACTTCCGGCTCATGACCCGCCGCGTCCTCGACCAGTTCCTGTCCATGCCGGAGCGGCATCGCTTCGTCCGCGGCATGGTGAGCTGGCTGGGGTACAAACAAGTCCCGTACCTGTACGAACGGCACCCCCGGGCTGCCGGGGAAACGCACTACACCATTCGCAAGATGGTCCGGTTCGCCGGCGACGCGGTCACGGGCTTTTCGGTCAAGCCGCTGGCGCTCCCTCTCCGCGTGGGCGGGTTGTGCGGGGCGGCAGCCGTCGTAACGACCGCTCTGGCCGGATGGTGGTGGGTCGCACACGGGGAGATACCGTCCGTGGGCTTGCTCGCGGCCCTGGTCCTTTTGCTGGCGGGCGGGCAGTTCCTGACTTTGGGCGTGATCGGCGAATACCTCGGGCGGATGTACACGGAAGTCCGCGGCCGGCCGCTCTACGTGATCGAACAAGTCGTCCGCGGCCAGGAAGCGGCCACCCTGCCGGTCGGCGAGCGGGCGCGGCGGGAAGTCGCGTGA
- a CDS encoding protein kinase domain-containing protein, producing MSTLVLKAATVPPGLDFLNDLLEQSIIHPEEWCELPAPVLSDIASSEQIESLLDKLVGRQLLTEFQAQMIRSGQSTDLVVGHYRLLEPLGRGGMGVVYRAEHIHLRRQVAVKLVSAGHGDHARLHRFYLEARSIARLQHPNIVGCQDAGQHRPPGAREVRDYYVMELVPGRDLHAFVAENGPVPVHRAAALFRQVADALTEAHRHGLIHRDIKPQNIVVTPDWQAKVLDFGLALHPQLHVTEPGVLLGSVGYMAPEQARDPHRVDVRADLFSLGASLFWALTGKEPFPATGAAIVDLQLRLNAPPPELRAVRPEYPVGLSDLIARLMQPDPDRRLSSAAAVAAALGPFVRWQPVAAGADATPKFRVLVADDDVDVRIFVRNLLARECTCTEAETGDAAWDALERQPFDLVISDMNMPGLDGAGLTARIQARTPDPLPMVMLMSGVVTTEALGNLLLEGADDFIRKPLQPSEFLSRVRGLLNRRRGLEARPPQSPSARDTVRIPARATTRTAVADTRFEPQTLAGPSPNDPVAGPPPYTTAKALGLIVTRLLEEVTVLSRGHSSRLARYVSALAAAAPDHAEYARLKDQTYLDMLVAVAPLHDVGLMAIPTPLLMKPGRLDAEEMMAVQMHTTIGADVIADLVAKYGQALPYLALAAEVVRSHHERWDGSGYPDGLKGAGIPLAARVVGLVSVYDALRSRRPARPGFTHARSVRIITAESPNQFDPLLAAAFQAAAPQFDQIYQQHPR from the coding sequence ATGAGTACCCTCGTACTGAAGGCCGCCACGGTCCCGCCGGGGCTGGACTTCCTCAACGATCTTCTCGAACAGTCGATCATTCACCCGGAAGAGTGGTGCGAACTCCCGGCCCCGGTCCTGTCCGACATCGCGTCCTCCGAACAAATCGAATCCCTCCTCGATAAACTGGTCGGGCGGCAACTGCTCACCGAGTTCCAGGCCCAGATGATCCGGAGCGGCCAGAGTACGGACCTGGTGGTCGGTCACTACCGCTTACTTGAGCCGCTCGGCAGGGGCGGCATGGGCGTCGTCTACCGGGCCGAGCACATCCACCTCCGCCGGCAGGTCGCCGTCAAGCTCGTGTCCGCCGGCCACGGGGACCACGCCCGCCTGCACCGGTTCTACCTGGAAGCCCGGTCGATCGCCCGCCTCCAACACCCGAACATCGTCGGCTGTCAGGACGCCGGCCAGCACCGCCCGCCCGGCGCCCGCGAGGTGCGGGACTACTACGTGATGGAACTCGTCCCGGGGCGGGATCTCCACGCGTTCGTCGCGGAGAACGGGCCGGTCCCGGTTCACCGGGCGGCCGCCCTCTTCCGGCAGGTCGCGGACGCCCTGACGGAAGCCCACCGCCACGGGCTGATCCACCGGGACATCAAGCCGCAGAACATCGTGGTCACCCCGGACTGGCAGGCCAAGGTTCTCGACTTCGGCCTGGCCCTGCACCCCCAGCTGCATGTGACCGAACCGGGCGTCCTGCTCGGGTCGGTCGGGTACATGGCCCCGGAACAGGCCCGCGACCCGCACCGGGTCGACGTCCGGGCCGACCTGTTTTCCCTCGGGGCGTCGCTGTTCTGGGCGCTGACGGGCAAGGAACCGTTCCCCGCGACGGGGGCGGCCATCGTCGACCTGCAGCTCCGCCTGAACGCCCCACCACCGGAACTCCGGGCGGTCCGCCCGGAGTACCCGGTCGGGCTGAGCGACCTGATCGCCCGGTTGATGCAACCGGACCCCGACCGGCGGCTGTCGTCGGCCGCCGCGGTCGCCGCCGCCCTCGGCCCGTTTGTCCGATGGCAACCGGTCGCCGCCGGCGCGGACGCGACCCCGAAATTCCGCGTACTCGTCGCCGACGACGACGTCGACGTCCGGATCTTCGTCCGGAACCTCCTCGCCCGCGAGTGTACGTGTACCGAAGCCGAGACGGGGGATGCCGCCTGGGACGCCCTCGAACGCCAGCCGTTCGATCTGGTGATCTCGGACATGAACATGCCGGGGCTGGACGGGGCGGGCCTGACGGCGCGGATCCAGGCCCGGACCCCGGATCCGCTCCCGATGGTGATGTTGATGTCCGGGGTGGTCACGACCGAAGCGCTCGGCAATTTACTGCTCGAAGGGGCGGACGATTTCATCCGCAAGCCGCTCCAGCCGTCCGAGTTCCTGTCCCGCGTCCGGGGGTTGTTGAACCGCCGGCGCGGGCTCGAGGCGCGGCCGCCCCAAAGTCCGTCGGCCCGCGACACCGTTCGGATTCCCGCGCGGGCCACGACCCGCACGGCGGTCGCGGACACGCGGTTCGAGCCCCAGACGCTGGCGGGCCCCTCGCCCAACGACCCGGTCGCCGGCCCGCCGCCGTACACGACCGCGAAGGCCCTGGGGTTGATCGTCACCCGACTTCTGGAAGAAGTCACCGTCCTGAGCCGCGGGCACAGTTCCCGGCTCGCGCGGTACGTGTCGGCCCTGGCCGCCGCCGCGCCCGACCACGCCGAGTACGCGCGGCTCAAGGACCAGACGTACCTGGACATGCTGGTGGCCGTGGCCCCGCTCCACGACGTGGGGTTGATGGCAATCCCGACGCCGCTGCTGATGAAGCCGGGGCGGTTGGACGCCGAGGAGATGATGGCCGTCCAGATGCACACGACGATCGGGGCGGACGTGATCGCGGACCTGGTCGCCAAGTACGGCCAAGCCCTACCGTACCTGGCGTTGGCCGCCGAGGTGGTCCGGTCGCACCACGAGCGGTGGGACGGCAGCGGATACCCGGACGGGCTCAAAGGGGCGGGCATCCCGCTGGCCGCCCGCGTGGTCGGACTCGTTTCCGTGTACGACGCCCTGCGGTCCCGCCGGCCCGCGCGGCCCGGGTTCACCCACGCCCGGTCGGTCCGGATCATCACGGCCGAGAGCCCGAACCAGTTCGACCCGCTGCTGGCGGCCGCGTTCCAGGCGGCGGCCCCCCAGTTCGATCAGATCTATCAACAGCACCCCCGGTAA